The Halomonas sp. 'Soap Lake #6' genomic sequence CAGCCTATCGTTCAGGTGCTACATAACAGCTTCGTCACTGGAGAGAAGTTTCAACGTCTTGCCCCGCTTGCCGAAGGGGAGCGCGTAGTGATACGCCATTTGAGTGTTGAAGATGCCTCGCCCGAGACGCTACTCGGTGCACTCAATGAGGCTGCGCTGATTGTGCTTGATGGGCCGCGTCCCAATGACCGGGCAATGGTCGAGCAGCATTTAGAAGCGCTACCTGTAGCAGCGAACGCTCCCATGCTGACCGTGGGGGGAGGCCGCCCGCAATGGGAAGGCCTTGCGCCTGAGCATGGCAGTGCTCTGGCCGCGCTTTACGCTAGCGGTGGCGAGGATAACTTCCGACGTTTTTTTGCGTTAACCCGCGCTGTACTGGAAAGGGAAGCGCCCCCGGATGAGCTACTGGAGCCACCGCAGCAGCTACCCGCTACGGGCTTCTATCACCCTGGTGCGCCGCACCCCTTTGGGGAGGTTGCGTCCTATCTTGCTTGGCATGCTGATAATGTGCGGACTGAGGGTGATGCTGCTGAATCAGGCGTCAATGGTCGCGTAGCTTTTCTCGTTTATCAGGGCATGATCTCCAGCATGGTGACCGATGAGATCGACGAGCTGATTGAGCGTACCGAGACAGCGGGGTTGACGCCCATCGTCTTCTGGCTGGATGGCGCAGCGCCAGAGGGGCTGGTGGGTGTGCTTGAAGGGGCCGAGGTTGATGTGTTGGTCAACCTGTCGCATATGCAGAATGGTGCGGCCCGTAGCCGTGACTTCCTCGCGCTGGATATTCCCGTTATCCAAACACTACGCTTTCGTGAAGGCGATGCAAGCGAATGGCTTGATGCACCTAGCGGTGTGGCGCCACGCACCACGGCGGTATTTCTGGCGGGGCCGGAGGGGTGGGGGATCAGCGATCCACTGGTGCTCTCTGCTACGTCCCAGGGCCGGGAAGTGCTCTTGCCTGAGCAGGCTGATGCTCTCATCGAGAAACTGCGCAGTTTGGTGTTGTTGCGGCATACGCCAGCTGCGGAGAAACGCCTGGCGGTGATGTTCTGGAACTATCCGGTGGGGGAGAAGAACCTGGGAGCCTCGCACCTCAATATTCCACGTAGCTTACGCTCGCTTCATCAAGCCCTTGCGGAACAGGGATATGCAGTAGGAGATACGCTCGAAGAGCAGCAGATCATTGACACCAGCCAGCGCATGCTGAAGGCGTTATATCGCAGCGATCACCTGGATATCCTGCTTGAAGAGGGACTGGCCGATCTGTTCCCGTTGGCCGAGTATGAGCGCTGGCTGGAGGCGTTACCCAGGCAACATCAACGTGAGCTACGCCATATGGGCGGTGCGCCTGAGCGCCATCATGCGCTACGGGAGATCGATGGTCAGCGCTACTTTGTTATTCCCCGCTGGCAGTTAGGCAACTTGGTCATCATGCCCCAGTTGCCGCGTCATGCCGCTGCTCATGGTGGCTATCACGACACTGCTATGCCACCTGACCATCACTACATGGCTGCTTACCTCTATCTTCAGCACCATTACGATGCCCATGCATTGATTCACCTGGGTACCCATGGCACCCAGGAGTGGCTTCCCGGCAAGGACCGGGGGTTGGCGGCAAGCGACTACCCATGGCTGGCGCTTGGCAGCCTGCCGGTGTTCTACCCCTATATTCAGGACAATGTTGGCGAGGCTATCCAGGCCAAACGGCGAGGCCGTGCGGTCACCATCAGCCACCAGACGCCCCCCTTTGCGCCCGCTGGCCTGTACGATCAGCTGCGCGATTTACATCAGTTGATCCATGAGTATGAGCAGCTTGATGAAGGTAATGTGCGCGAACGGGTGACAGAGCAAATCGCCGCTGTGGCGATCGAAGCCAATCTGCACGACGACCTGGGGTGGTCAAACGAGCAGATCGATATGGCGTTCGAGGATTTCCTGGCGGAGTTGCACGACCACCTGCATGAATTAGCCCGGGTGGCTATGCCGCTGGGTCTGCATACCTTTGGGCAGCCAGCAGATATTGATCATCGCATTAGTACCGTTATGCAGCAGTTGGGGGAGCCTTTTTATACCGCGCTGGATATTGATGTGGAGGAGCTGTTTGCGGAGGATGATGATTTGTCTGCAAACCCCGCTCACCAGGCGGTACGGCAAATGCTCTCATCCGATGATGCAGTACTGCCGGATAGCCTCAACGACTTTACCCCCCGTGCCCGTGAGTTGAATCAACGCCTGTTGGATACCCAGGAGAATGAAGCACTCTTGGCTGGATTGGCGGGTCGCTTTGTGCCGCCAGGGGCTGGCGGTGATCCTATTCGCAACCCCGAGGTGATGAGTGGCCGCAACCTGTACGCATTTGAGGCCGATAAGCTGCCAACACGTGCTGCGTTTGAATCCGGTGCCGAGGCTTATGAGCAACTGGTGCAGGCGTTTCGCGATGAGCACGCGGGGGCATGGCCGCAAAAGCTCGCGTTTAGTTTGTGGTCTTCCGAAGCTATTCGGCATCTAGGGGTAACGGAAGCGCAGGTACTCCATGCGTTAGGGCTGCGGCCGGTGTGGGATGAGGGTGGGCGAGTCGTCTCATTGGAGATCGTACCTACCAATGAGCTGGGGCGCCCCCGAGTGGATGTCGTGGTTCAGGTGACAGGCGTTTATCGTGATCAGTTCGACAGCTTTATGCGCCTGCTCGACGATGCGATGGTGCGGCTTGCCCAACTGGACGAGCCACAGAACCTGATTGCCGCCAATAACCGACGTATCGCCGCCGAGCTTGAACAGCAGGGCGTGCCAGCCGATGACGCGCACGCCATGGCGCGGCATCGGCTCTTCAGTAGTGCCCCTGGGGCGTATGGTACTGGTGTTACCGAACTGGCTATGCGTTCAACCGAATGGGATGACGACGCAGTGCTGGCGGAGCAGTTTCTGGCCAGCAGCCGCTACGCCTATGGAAGCCAGCACTGGGGCGAGGCAGCCGGGCAGGTCAATCTGTTGGCGGAGCAACTGCGCGGGACACAGGCCGCAGTTATGTCGCGTTCTTCAAACCTTCACGGCGTGTTATCTACAGATCACCCCTTTGAATTCTTGGGGGGCCTGTCGGCAGCTGTGCGGCATCTGGATGGGCAGGCACCGCAGCTCTTGGTCTCAGATCTGCGCAGCAATATCCAAACGACGGGGCTGGCGCGTTTCCTGGCTGACGAACTGCGTGTGCGCTATCTAAATCCACAATGGATAGAAGGCATGCAGGCAGAGGGCTATGCAGGCACATTGGAAGTGCTCAATGTCACCAATAATCTGTTTGGCTGGCAGGCTATGGATGCCTCCACGGTGCGCGATGACCAATGGCAGGCACTGTTTGATACCTATGTGAATGATACACGTGACCTGGGCACCCAGGAGTGGTTTGCAACACACAACCCAACCGCCCAGGCGCAGATACTCGAACGCATGGCCGAAGCTATTCGCAAGGGGTACTGGGATGCTTCTGAGCAGACCCAACGGGAGCTAGCTCAGCGTTGGAAAATTCTGGAAGAGCAGTTCGAGGTAGACACTGGTGCCGCAATTAGTCGCGCGTTCATTGCCGATTTGGTTCAAGGGTTTGGCTTGGATATGAGTGCCCCTGCACCTACGCAGGCCACCTCTGATGCCGAGATGACGCAGAGCGCAGAGAGCCAACCCATTATGCAGAACGTGGAAGGGCAAGTGCTGGAAGCCGTAGAGGCCAGCACCCACCACGATGATGACCACTTACGATGGGCCATCTTATTGATGCTTGTGTTGATAGCCAGCGGCGGTGTAGTGCAAGCATGCCGTCGGCGCTACTAACCACCCATGAAGAGTTGACGTACCCAGCGAGAGAGTGAAATGCCCGTATTGAATGAGATGGAAACCCTGCTCTATGACGCTTCGCGCGTTTTCTTATGGCCTGTGTGGCTGCTGATTATGGCGGCGCTGGTTTATGCATTGGTAATGTTGGGAGCCTTTGCCGTTGAATCCCTGCAACGGCGCTGGAGCACACGGCCGCGAGCGCTCTTTTATTATGCCCAGCAAAGTGGCGCTTCACTCCTGGCAAGCGATGATCTGGAGCTATGGATCATGCAGCGGTTGGAGTGGCTGCGTATTGTGTCGCGTACCGCTCCCATGCTGGGATTAATCGCTACCATGATCCCCATGGGGCCAGCCTTGCTGGCGTTGGGTGATAACGATGCGGCGGCGGTGGGAGCCAATATGGTGGCTGCTTTCTCGGCGGTTATCCTGGCGCTATTGGCCGCCAGTATCTGCTTTTTTATTCTGACGGTGCGGCGGCGCTGGTTACTACAGGATCTCCGCTTGCTGGAGCGCCAGCGCGAACAACCGGAGGGCAGCTCTGATGCGCTTTCTGGATGAGGAAGATAACGACCCCATGCTCTCCGTCGTCAATTTGATCGATCTTTTTTTGGTGATTATTGGTGTTTTGATGATCGTGATCGCCCAGAACCCGCTCAACCCCTTCTCTCAGGAACGGGTGGTGGTGATTGAAAACCCCGGCGAAGTGGATATGCGTATCACCATCAAAGAGGGCCAGGAACTGACACGCTACGAATCCAGCGGGGAAGTTGGCCAGGGGCAGGGCGCGCGTGCAGGTGTGACCTATCGCATGGACGATGGACGAATGATCTATGTGCCAGAAGATTAATATGCCACAAGCCACTCGCCCATCTCTGCGTCGTTAGAATTAACGCTTATGGCGAGCCACGATGATTAGCTGCGTTGCGGCACCTACTGCTGCAATAGCCCCCGCGCCAAACGCTAATGACGCAACGGGAAGGTTGAGAGCAAGCATAATCCCCCCGCTCGCCGCACCAATGGCACTGCCTAAATAGAGCGCTGATTCGTTAAGCGCGACTGCCAAGTTACCGTCACCGTGAGCCTGACGAGTGCGCACAAGCTCGTTATTTTGCGGTACTTGCAACGCCCAGCCCACGGCCCCCCAAAGTGCAATAGGCAGTAATGTCAGCAGTGGGTGAGTCGATGCTGCAAAGGGCAGTGAGATAAGTGCCATAGAGAGCAGTAGCATGATCGCCAAGGTAATCATGGGACCGTTAAACTTGTCTACAAGGGGACCAATCAAAAAGCTGCCCACG encodes the following:
- a CDS encoding DUF2149 domain-containing protein, whose protein sequence is MRFLDEEDNDPMLSVVNLIDLFLVIIGVLMIVIAQNPLNPFSQERVVVIENPGEVDMRITIKEGQELTRYESSGEVGQGQGARAGVTYRMDDGRMIYVPED
- the cobN gene encoding cobaltochelatase subunit CobN, coding for MQGWILRRWTLKRWAALSCLLAIAGVCSAWADDGPSQPIVQVLHNSFVTGEKFQRLAPLAEGERVVIRHLSVEDASPETLLGALNEAALIVLDGPRPNDRAMVEQHLEALPVAANAPMLTVGGGRPQWEGLAPEHGSALAALYASGGEDNFRRFFALTRAVLEREAPPDELLEPPQQLPATGFYHPGAPHPFGEVASYLAWHADNVRTEGDAAESGVNGRVAFLVYQGMISSMVTDEIDELIERTETAGLTPIVFWLDGAAPEGLVGVLEGAEVDVLVNLSHMQNGAARSRDFLALDIPVIQTLRFREGDASEWLDAPSGVAPRTTAVFLAGPEGWGISDPLVLSATSQGREVLLPEQADALIEKLRSLVLLRHTPAAEKRLAVMFWNYPVGEKNLGASHLNIPRSLRSLHQALAEQGYAVGDTLEEQQIIDTSQRMLKALYRSDHLDILLEEGLADLFPLAEYERWLEALPRQHQRELRHMGGAPERHHALREIDGQRYFVIPRWQLGNLVIMPQLPRHAAAHGGYHDTAMPPDHHYMAAYLYLQHHYDAHALIHLGTHGTQEWLPGKDRGLAASDYPWLALGSLPVFYPYIQDNVGEAIQAKRRGRAVTISHQTPPFAPAGLYDQLRDLHQLIHEYEQLDEGNVRERVTEQIAAVAIEANLHDDLGWSNEQIDMAFEDFLAELHDHLHELARVAMPLGLHTFGQPADIDHRISTVMQQLGEPFYTALDIDVEELFAEDDDLSANPAHQAVRQMLSSDDAVLPDSLNDFTPRARELNQRLLDTQENEALLAGLAGRFVPPGAGGDPIRNPEVMSGRNLYAFEADKLPTRAAFESGAEAYEQLVQAFRDEHAGAWPQKLAFSLWSSEAIRHLGVTEAQVLHALGLRPVWDEGGRVVSLEIVPTNELGRPRVDVVVQVTGVYRDQFDSFMRLLDDAMVRLAQLDEPQNLIAANNRRIAAELEQQGVPADDAHAMARHRLFSSAPGAYGTGVTELAMRSTEWDDDAVLAEQFLASSRYAYGSQHWGEAAGQVNLLAEQLRGTQAAVMSRSSNLHGVLSTDHPFEFLGGLSAAVRHLDGQAPQLLVSDLRSNIQTTGLARFLADELRVRYLNPQWIEGMQAEGYAGTLEVLNVTNNLFGWQAMDASTVRDDQWQALFDTYVNDTRDLGTQEWFATHNPTAQAQILERMAEAIRKGYWDASEQTQRELAQRWKILEEQFEVDTGAAISRAFIADLVQGFGLDMSAPAPTQATSDAEMTQSAESQPIMQNVEGQVLEAVEASTHHDDDHLRWAILLMLVLIASGGVVQACRRRY
- a CDS encoding MotA/TolQ/ExbB proton channel family protein, whose amino-acid sequence is MPVLNEMETLLYDASRVFLWPVWLLIMAALVYALVMLGAFAVESLQRRWSTRPRALFYYAQQSGASLLASDDLELWIMQRLEWLRIVSRTAPMLGLIATMIPMGPALLALGDNDAAAVGANMVAAFSAVILALLAASICFFILTVRRRWLLQDLRLLERQREQPEGSSDALSG